GCCTATTGAATTCTAGAGTCATAAGTCTTGGGTGTTTTAATGCAAATCATTGTATGTCTTCCTGGTCATTTTGTCCTCAGCTTCTTGTGCATGAAGCGTCTTCTTTCCAAGCGCCGAATTGATGACTTAGCGTTTCTTGTTGGCCACATTGTTTTACCTTCTGCTCTCTTCACATCAAGCTTTTTGTTGGTGGCTCCAGTGTCAGAATCTTCATACCGTCATTTATATCATTTCATTCTCTCAAATTAAGACCAAATTGATTCATCGCGCACAGCACCCCCTACATGGGATAACCAATAGCTTATAGACAAACATGAAGTTTGTAAATATACCAACTCGATAGTCTACAATACAATAGCTCACGAAATTCATATATGTGGTCGAAGTTGTGATTACTTATAGTGCACTACCAGCTCTATAGAAATCTACATGTTCATAGCTGACTTCATATCTAGGCCAAAATGTCACAAGCTTTCCTTATATGCGGATATAAATACAGTAAAGTGGAGACAATTATGGCCACGATCTTTGTTTAGGTTGTCCGCACGGCCCCGGGTCGATATGATGATCAATGCCCGCAAAAATCACGGCTACAACGTCTGGCCTTACACAGCGGCACAATGTGCTATGCTCATCACCAACATAAACTGCAAATGCCTCACTGCTATCGCCAGGACCATGGAAGCGGGAATCATATCTCCCTTTGCGAACTCCGGCGATATGTGGCGCAAGCGATTTGATGATAGCGCACTATGGAAGGCCGAGTCGAACGGACACCGAGGGGTAACTAGGTGTCTCACCACGACAAACCGTAGTGACCGTACAAGGCAGCTGCCATTGATCTATGCATGCAATATCGTAATTCGGTCGAATTGTTGAGCAGCACTTCTAGCAAGGTTTGGAATATTCCATTCATAAGGACCACAGAAAATGCCATCATTGAAAGCCATTATCTGGAGTATGATCTGCCGTGCTTGGACGAAGGTGAGCTCGAGAATCTTGGAAGAGACTCTGCCAGATGAATGCTTCGCTGAGAAGTAGTTCGATGTCCTTCTCTGTCCAGTCTTTTGTTgggagagcttgaagaaaCATCATTATTTCCTATAATGAACGTCTTCGTCAGCATATGCTGTGTGATAAAGGTGGGGTTGCATGCCTGAAAATCCATTTTCACCAACTGGTCTGTCCACTTGACTAGGAATGCCGCACAAACGTACAGATGAAATCGTGAGAAGCCCTGTTCTTCGGCCTGGATATGAGTTAGAGAGACAACGTGCAGCTTTGGATTAAACTAAACCACCATACCATGTATGTATCCCACATCCTTATCGTGTTTCGTACGCTCATTTCCCGCATGAGCAGACAGTTCATCCATCGAAAACTGAATTGCATGAATTCCACCCCCTCCTGCTCGAGGTGTTTTGCGAGGGTTGCGTCAATACGCATCGTCAAGTCGCGCAAGGCTCTCACTTGCCTGTGAATGCCCGGCTGAGCATAGATATAGTTGTCTTGAATTCCGTCCAGTAGTTTCGTCAGGCACCAGAATGAATCGGCTTCTACCGCATCCAGAACACTTCGAGGAAGCTGGCCAGGGtccattccttcttcaacgtTCAAATCGGTAACATAAACACCGAGAAAGACTTGAAAAAGTGGTGTGACAAGGTCGTTTATACCTTGAACATAACCGCTGGCCGGGTGTCGGATAGCCCAAACATATAATATCCTTTCTAATGACCGTTGTGTAGCTTCATAACTATAAAGCTGAATATGCGGGCTTGTGCGCGGAACATCGATGCTTATTTGGTGCCATATTGCTTCGTCCAGACCTCGACCACGTCCGGTATCCGTAGACCGAGAATTTTCCCTAGTGGTCGCTGCGTTACTGCGCTCGAAAGCTTGCCGGACCCCGTCCAAATATTCCTTTCGTTTTCGCTCGAGAGTCGCAATTCGCCGCTCGCTGTTTGTGGGAAGGTAACCCAGGAGTAGTTGCCAAGTCATGGCTCGTACTTCGTCCGGGACGCCGGACCAAGCGAGATTTCGTAACTCTTGGAGAGGCACAGTGCTTGCTTGTAAAAGGCGCTTAAATTTATTAATCCTTGATATGCGGCTTGTGTATGCATCCATATCTTTCGACGAGGCACCTTTTGGAGGAGCAAcatggttgatgaggttcAATGCGTTTGCCGGATCTTATCAAGAACAGGTTAGACTGGCCAACAATTTGTCTCAGAATAGCTTAGAGATACCTTTCAATATGTCTTTATACTGCGGTCGTAAAATCTTGCCGTCGCTTTTTCGAGCTGTTGGGTATAAAGGGATGTCACGTTCCTCAGCAATATCAGAGCTGTTGGCTCGTTGTCGATTGTTCGGTAAATTCACGTCGAGAGTTGATGGCCTGCTGTCGGACTTGAATGTTGGTGTCTCAACAGGTTTGAATCGCGAAACATCAGCTTGGCGACCCTGCCTCTTCCGCATGCTTGCTATGCTTGGAAGTCCAAactcatcctcgtcgtcatcaaaaACGATATCCTCCCCcacgtcgtcatcatcatcatcccctATCTTCCCCGCAGGATTACCGTGATCCCACGGTCCGAGCTCTTGATTCATGATTCCGGAGTACGACGCGCGCGGTGACGCGACCCATATCCCGGGCCGCCGAGTAGACGGTGATGCGTGTGAGGAATTATTGGGGGACGAACGAGGAGGCGTTCGCGGCCGGGTGTGCTGGGACAATCCACTGTTGAATAACAAGTATAAGAGTAAGTCGCGCCCACAGAGGTGTATGCTAGTTCGTCTCAAAGGGAAACTGACTTCGGGATGTTGGCGTGAGAGTAGGAAGCGCCGACGATAAGACTTTGATCAGGTGAATTGGGAGTCCTTTCGTAGTTCTGCGACACCGATCTGGCTTTCCAGAAGGGGGAAGATGATTGCCTTGTCTAATTGTTAGAGATTTGAGCACAACATTAACCAGATGATGTAGCTTACTCGGAACGGTCTGTGTACGGGGGCGGGGAGCATTTATCAGCCACTTTGCGTCGAATTTGAGACAGAGGTTATAGGGCACGAACCAACCTGGACCATTTCCTTCGGGCTCTGAGTTAATTGACTTCTGTCGCGAACACAGACAAGGTAACTCACCTGTTGCTGGACTTTTCTAGTCGCCATTGTGTGAAAGAAAGGCCACTGGTGTTGCGGAGATGATGTCAACCGAACAGGTCATCGGGTCAGTAGCCAGGGGAATATTGCGGGGGTGCTTCAATGCACCAAGAACGGAATATTGAGAATGAAGACAGGACCCGAGCCGACCACTGGAGACGATTAACTTCAGAAGCTGAATTACTGGCAGTAATCTTTCATCTTGAACATAAGACAGAGCTGCCTAGGTTTTGTCTGGTTATACTTGGTGCTGGAGGTTGGCGGGCGGTAATTTACCTAGGCTGCTGTACTTTTTAAAGTGAGCTCTACTTGTACTCCCGTAATATCCAAGTCTTGGCTCCCAATTATACCTTGTCTAACGCCGCCGGTACGAGTGTAATTTTCGGCACCTTCTCTCCAATCCAACTTCACTCATCTTCCTTCCCTCTTATTCTCTTattcctcccactcctccCCACCCTCCTCAACTTTCATTATTGTCTCTCTAATCCGTTTTCTTAGTATTCTGTAACTCAGCCACTAGGATTTTCTTCGTGATTAGCTTCTGGTGATACCCTATCAAAATCTGACTGCGGACATCGCTGCTATTCGCATACGGGTCAATTGAAATTGGGTCGTTCGTCTTGCCGCTTactccatcatcaaccagcgCCGATTCACATCATGGCTGAACCAGAGGACGTTGAGGAGGATCTTTTCGCCGATCTGTATGTTGCTCCCACTCTCGCTTGGACAAAATTACATCGATCTAAACATGTCTTGCTTTCTAGGTACGATGCAGATGAGACAGGAAATCAAGCAGCTTCAACTGGTGGAGCTCCGGCGGCTTCCAACTCCGCACCGTCAGATGCGCCTGCACAACCTTCAGCCACTTCCGCCATTCAATCAGTTGAAGGCGTTGGCAATGAGTCCGAAACCACGCATGGCACCTACCAAACCCCTACATATGAAGGAGGCTATCAAAATGGATCTGGCCCCGACTCCGGATATAACAACCAAACTACTGGTCCAGTCGGAGAGCCGGAGCCGCAGGGAACAGGCATCAAGGAAGACGGGTAAGTTCTCATTGTTTTTTTCCCTCACAAGCATCTTATGTTCTTCGCAATTCGGATACGTTTGTGTactttgcctttgctgcgCCCATGGTATGGGGCTAGAGGTGCCCACAGAAACTGCCAATTCGTTTGGCGGAATTTTTCCTA
This sequence is a window from Aspergillus nidulans FGSC A4 chromosome IV. Protein-coding genes within it:
- a CDS encoding GTPase-activating protein GYP1 (transcript_id=CADANIAT00000535), translated to MATRKVQQQTRQSSSPFWKARSVSQNYERTPNSPDQSLIVGASYSHANIPNGLSQHTRPRTPPRSSPNNSSHASPSTRRPGIWVASPRASYSGIMNQELGPWDHGNPAGKIGDDDDDDVGEDIVFDDDEDEFGLPSIASMRKRQGRQADVSRFKPVETPTFKSDSRPSTLDVNLPNNRQRANSSDIAEERDIPLYPTARKSDGKILRPQYKDILKDPANALNLINHVAPPKGASSKDMDAYTSRISRINKFKRLLQASTVPLQELRNLAWSGVPDEVRAMTWQLLLGYLPTNSERRIATLERKRKEYLDGVRQAFERSNAATTRENSRSTDTGRGRGLDEAIWHQISIDVPRTSPHIQLYSYEATQRSLERILYVWAIRHPASGYVQGINDLVTPLFQVFLGVYVTDLNVEEGMDPGQLPRSVLDAVEADSFWCLTKLLDGIQDNYIYAQPGIHRQVRALRDLTMRIDATLAKHLEQEGVEFMQFSFRWMNCLLMREMSVRNTIRMWDTYMAEEQGFSRFHLK